TGGTGGCCCCGGGGGACACCCTCTTTTCCCTGGCGCGCCGCTACGGCACCACCGTGGAAGCCCTCATGCGCTTAAACGGCCTCTCCTCCCCGGAGATCAAGGTGGGGCAGGTCCTGAGGCTTCCCGAAGGGGGCGAGGCGCCTCCGCCCCCTCCTCCGGAGCCGGAGGCCCTGGACCCGGAAAGCCCCCTCCTCCGGGCCGTCCTCCGCTACCTGGGGGTGCCTTACAAGTACGGGGCGAACTCCCCCTTGGCCCTGGACTGCTCGGCCTTCGTGGCCCAGGTCTACGCCGAGCTGGGCGTGGCCCTCCCCCGGACCACTAAGGAGCAGTACCAGGCCTTCCCCCCTGCGGAGGCCCTGCGGCCCGGCGACCTGGTCTTCTTCAGCTTCGGGGGTAAGGAGGTGGACCACGTGGGGATCTACCTGGGCCGGGGGGTCTTCGCCCACGCCTCTAGCTACGGGAGCCGGGTGGTCATAGAGAGCCTCGAGGCCCCCTTCTACCAAAAGGCCTACCGGGGAGCGAGGCGCGTTCTCCAGGAGGTCATGGCCAGTCCGGCACCTCCCCCCGGGCCTTCCGCAGGGCGGTGAGGAGGGCTTCCCCCGGCTTTCCCTCCCCCCGGAAGGCCCGGGCCTCCTCCTCCAGCCAGGCCTCCCCCTTGCGGAAGAGCACCCCCCGGGCCTCGGCCAAGGCCTCCTCCAGGAGGGCCCCCAGGGAGTAGAAGGGGGCCCCTTGGGGCAGGTCCGGGTCAAACCCCTGCCGGGAAAGGACCTTCCCGTAAGGCTTCTCCCGGGCCTCCATGGTGCCCCCCTCGGCGAAGTAGCGCCTCAGGACCCGGTTCCAGTCCCCCACCCGGCTGTAGGGGGCCATGGCCCGGTAGGCCTCCTCGAGGTCCTCCTCCGTGTAGGGGCGGTAGCGGTCCTCGTGGACCACGAGCCTTCGGGGAAGCCTGGGCCTTGGGGGGCCCTCCTCGTCCGGCACCCCCACGGCAAGCCCCACCACCGGGAGGACCCCCGGGGGAAGCCCGAGGAGGTCCACCAGGGCCTCCACCCCGTTCAGCACCCCGCCGACGAAGCAGACCCCATACCCCAGGGCCTCGGCGGTGAGGGCGAGGTACGAGGCGGCGATCCCCGCGTCCAGGATGGCGAAGTGGAGGGCGGTCCTGGGCCAGAAGGCCATCCTCTGCCCCCGGTGGGCGAGGAGGCGCTCCAGGCGGTGGACGTCCGCCAGGAAGACGAAGAACTCCGCGGCCTGCCTGATGTGCTCCTGGTCCCCGGAGAGCCGGGCCACCTCGTCCCGAAGCCTTGGGTCCCGTATGCGGACCGCCGAGTAGAGCTGGGCGCTCGCGTCCGTGGGGGCCCGTTGCAGGGCGAAGAGGAGCTTTTCCAGGTCCTCCTCCGGGATGGGCGAGGGCTTGAAGCGCCGCACGCTTCGCCTTTTGGCGAGGATGGGTGAAAGGTCCATGGGGGCAGGATAAAGCCTCGGATCGGTCTCCGGTCAACCTGCGGGCATCCCCTCGTCTAGGAGGACAAGGCCTTCACGGGCGGCCTCCCCCACGAGGCCGATTTCTCCCTTACGGGCCTCCCATTCCTCGGGGGTGAGGGCCACGTAGTCCACGTTTCTCAAAGGCAAGCACCCCTGTAAGAGTTGGACCCGGCTCAGGTAGTCCATGCCCCGGAAGGCGGGGGAAACCACGAGGAGGTCCCAGTCGCTTTCTTCCAAGGCCTCCCCCCTCGCCCGGGACCCGAAGAGGAGGACGCGGGTGAGGGGAAGGGGAGCCTCCGCCAGGAGGGCCCTCAGCTCTTGGAGATCGCTTCTTCCACCCATGCCAGGATGGCCTTTGCCGCCTCCACGCGTGCGGCCGCCTGAGGCTTCGCGTAGAGCTTTGCGGGCACCGTTCCGGCCACATCGGGATACCGGCTCAAGGTGTAGTCAGGGGTAAGGAGCCTGGCCCCTTCCTGCACATGCTCGGGAGCCTGAAGGTGTTCGGCTAAGGAAAGGAGGTCGTGGGAGCGGGGAAGGATACGGAGCTGCTGGATATGGAGGGCCTTTAACGCCTTTTCGGCAACCTGATGCGCGAAAAAGGCCGCCGCATAGTACCGATCCCGCTCCAGGAGGACGGTGGCCGTGATCAGGTCTTCCCTGGCCTGGAGCAGAAGGCGCTCGGCCTCGAGGCGCATCCCCTTTATCCTAGCAGGTCCCCTCTAGAGACCGAGGAGGCGCAGGTACGCCCCCCAAATGGCCTCCCCGAAGAAGAAGGCCACCACCCCCCCGAGGGCCAGGTAAGGCCCAAAGGGAAGCTTTCTTTGGCGGAGGAGAAGGCCGAGGAGGGCCCCGGCGAAGACCCCGAGGAAGAGGGCGAGGAAGGCGTAAGGGCCAAGCCAGGCGCCAAGGGCCCCTAAAAGCTTCACGTCCCCGTAGCCCATGGCCACGGGCTCCTCGTCTTCCTCGGGAAGGGGCCGGAAGGCCCAGTAAAGCCCCCCGGCGAGGGCGAGCCCCCCGGCGGCGAGGAGGCTTCCCTTTAGGCTTTCCAGGAGGTCCAGGCCCAGGGCGGGGGCGAGGAGGAGGGCAAGGGGCAAAAGGGGCAGGGTGAGCCGGTCGGGGAGGACCACGGGGCGGCCCGTGCGGGCGGAGAGGGCCCAGGCGAGGAAGGCCAGGGCCATGCCCACCCCCGGACCCAAAAGCGCCCCGAAGAGGGCCGCCATGTGGACCTGGTGGGGGCCCACGGGGACCTCGGGCCTGCCCTCCCTAAAGCGCCTCAGGAAGAGGTTCCCGTACCCCGCCACCAGGCCAAGCCCCCCGGCGGCCATGAGGCTTCCGTCCAGGCTCTCCCTAAAGGGGAGGGGGAAGGCCAGCGCCCAGGAGGCCAAAAGCCCCAGGAAGAGGAGGCCGTAGGTGAGGGGGTCGGGAAGCTCAAAGGTGTCCAGGTCAATGAAGGCGAGGGCCACGAGGAGGGCGAGGAAGAGGAAGACCAAGAGGGCCTCCACCCCGGGGGGGTAGAAGAGGCTTGCCAGGAGGAAGATCCCCCCCGTGAGGGCCTCCACCAGGGGGTAGCGGGGGGAGATGGGACGGGCGCAGTAGCGGCACCGCCCCTTTAAGGCGAGGTAGGAGAGGACGGGCACCAGGTCGGAAGGCCCCAGGCGGTGGCCGCAGTGGGGGCAGCGGGAAGGGGGGTAGACCATGGACTCCCCCCGGGGCAGGCGGTGGAGGACCACGTTCAGAAAGGAGCCCACCACAAGGCCGAGGACCAGGGCGAGAAGGGGCCACATGAGGGCATTTTACGGGGTGGCCCGGCTTTCACAGCGCTTTTAAGGGTTTGGGTGTAGGATGGCCCCGTGACGCCGGAAACCGCTTACCAGAACCTTTTGGAGTTCCAGAGGGAAACCGCCTACCTGGCCTCTTTGGGGGCCCTCGCCGCCTGGGACCAGCGCACCATGATCCCCAAAAAGGGGCACGAGCACCGCGCCCGGCAGATGGCCGCCCTGGCCCGGCTTCTCCACCAGCGCATGACCGACCCCAGGATCGGGGAGTGGCTGGAGAAGGTGGAGGGAAGCCCCCTGGTGCAGGACCCCTTCTCCGACGCCGCGGTCAACGTCCGGGAGTGGCGCCAGGCCTACGAAAGGGCCCGGGCCATCCCCGAAAGGCTCGCCGTGGAGCTCGCCCAGGCGGAAAGCGAGGCGGAGAGCTTCTGGGAGGAGGCCAGGCCCAAGGACGACTGGCGGGGCTTCCTGCCCTACCTGAAGCGGGTTTACGCCCTCACCAAGGAGAAGGCGGAGGTCCTCTTCGCCCTCCCCCCGGCCCCCGGGGACCCCCCCTACGGGGAGCTTTACGACGCCCTCCTGGACGGGTACGAGCCGGGAATGCGGGCCCGGGAGCTTCTTCCCCTCTTCGCCGAGCTCAAGGAGGGGCTCAAGGGCCTTCTGGACCGGATCCTGGG
This region of Thermus thermophilus genomic DNA includes:
- a CDS encoding nitroreductase family protein, translating into MDLSPILAKRRSVRRFKPSPIPEEDLEKLLFALQRAPTDASAQLYSAVRIRDPRLRDEVARLSGDQEHIRQAAEFFVFLADVHRLERLLAHRGQRMAFWPRTALHFAILDAGIAASYLALTAEALGYGVCFVGGVLNGVEALVDLLGLPPGVLPVVGLAVGVPDEEGPPRPRLPRRLVVHEDRYRPYTEEDLEEAYRAMAPYSRVGDWNRVLRRYFAEGGTMEAREKPYGKVLSRQGFDPDLPQGAPFYSLGALLEEALAEARGVLFRKGEAWLEEEARAFRGEGKPGEALLTALRKARGEVPDWP
- a CDS encoding nucleotidyltransferase domain-containing protein, which gives rise to MGGRSDLQELRALLAEAPLPLTRVLLFGSRARGEALEESDWDLLVVSPAFRGMDYLSRVQLLQGCLPLRNVDYVALTPEEWEARKGEIGLVGEAAREGLVLLDEGMPAG
- a CDS encoding prepilin peptidase, coding for MWPLLALVLGLVVGSFLNVVLHRLPRGESMVYPPSRCPHCGHRLGPSDLVPVLSYLALKGRCRYCARPISPRYPLVEALTGGIFLLASLFYPPGVEALLVFLFLALLVALAFIDLDTFELPDPLTYGLLFLGLLASWALAFPLPFRESLDGSLMAAGGLGLVAGYGNLFLRRFREGRPEVPVGPHQVHMAALFGALLGPGVGMALAFLAWALSARTGRPVVLPDRLTLPLLPLALLLAPALGLDLLESLKGSLLAAGGLALAGGLYWAFRPLPEEDEEPVAMGYGDVKLLGALGAWLGPYAFLALFLGVFAGALLGLLLRQRKLPFGPYLALGGVVAFFFGEAIWGAYLRLLGL
- a CDS encoding HEPN domain-containing protein produces the protein MRLEAERLLLQAREDLITATVLLERDRYYAAAFFAHQVAEKALKALHIQQLRILPRSHDLLSLAEHLQAPEHVQEGARLLTPDYTLSRYPDVAGTVPAKLYAKPQAAARVEAAKAILAWVEEAISKS
- a CDS encoding C40 family peptidase is translated as MRRAFLLAFLGLALAQATYTVAPGDTLYSIARRHGTTVEALMRLNGLESFLLQPGQVLKLPSGERTHVVAPGDTLFSLARRYGTTVEALMRLNGLSSPEIKVGQVLRLPEGGEAPPPPPPEPEALDPESPLLRAVLRYLGVPYKYGANSPLALDCSAFVAQVYAELGVALPRTTKEQYQAFPPAEALRPGDLVFFSFGGKEVDHVGIYLGRGVFAHASSYGSRVVIESLEAPFYQKAYRGARRVLQEVMASPAPPPGPSAGR